Proteins encoded in a region of the Teredinibacter purpureus genome:
- the glmU gene encoding bifunctional UDP-N-acetylglucosamine diphosphorylase/glucosamine-1-phosphate N-acetyltransferase GlmU, producing MLEIVILAAGKGTRMCSAKPKVLHTLAGKAFVSHVIDRAHELEADGIKVVIGHGAEQVEKQLAEPGIEFVEQTEQLGTGHAVQQVLPRLHAEATVLILYGDVPLIKTNTLKRLITKVSETSMGLLTIELANPAGYGRIVREDGEVTAIVEQKDATKEQMQITEINTGVMAVKGAHLQQWLPALSNENAQGEYYLTDIVAMARSNDVLVETVQAASESEVMGVNNRVQQAELERFYQRGIAHDLMIAGATLLDPARIDCRGVLTTGSDCVIDVNCIFEGEVSLGDNVHIGANCHLKDTSIGDNTQIFSNTYIEESQLGEDCLVGPFARLRPGSVLAQKAKIGNFVETKKAYIGKGSKVNHLTYVGDAELGENVNIGAGAITCNYDGANKHKTIIGDGVFIGSNTALVAPVTLAKGTTIAAGSTITSSSQENQLVVARTKQRNIDGWRRPVKK from the coding sequence ATGCTCGAAATTGTCATCCTCGCCGCTGGCAAAGGCACCCGTATGTGCTCAGCCAAACCAAAAGTTTTGCACACGTTAGCGGGTAAAGCGTTTGTCTCTCATGTGATTGATCGAGCGCACGAACTAGAAGCCGACGGTATTAAGGTTGTTATTGGTCATGGTGCCGAACAGGTAGAGAAACAACTGGCTGAGCCGGGCATTGAATTTGTAGAGCAAACCGAACAATTGGGTACGGGGCATGCAGTTCAACAGGTGTTGCCACGGTTACACGCGGAAGCGACAGTCCTTATTCTATACGGCGATGTACCTCTGATTAAAACGAATACCTTGAAAAGACTCATTACTAAGGTGAGTGAAACCAGTATGGGCCTGTTAACGATTGAGTTGGCGAACCCCGCCGGTTATGGTCGTATTGTGCGTGAAGATGGCGAAGTTACAGCCATTGTTGAGCAGAAAGACGCAACTAAAGAGCAGATGCAAATTACAGAAATCAATACAGGGGTTATGGCGGTTAAGGGCGCGCACCTGCAACAGTGGCTCCCGGCGTTAAGCAACGAAAACGCGCAAGGTGAGTATTACCTTACCGATATTGTCGCTATGGCTCGCAGTAACGACGTGTTAGTCGAAACGGTACAGGCGGCCAGCGAAAGTGAAGTTATGGGCGTGAACAACCGCGTGCAACAAGCGGAGCTGGAGCGTTTTTATCAGCGGGGCATTGCACACGACCTCATGATTGCCGGCGCCACACTCCTAGACCCCGCTCGTATCGATTGTCGGGGGGTATTAACCACTGGTAGTGATTGTGTGATTGATGTGAACTGCATTTTTGAAGGTGAGGTCTCGCTCGGTGACAACGTGCATATTGGTGCTAATTGCCACCTAAAAGACACCTCAATTGGCGATAACACCCAAATCTTTTCGAATACTTATATAGAAGAGTCGCAACTAGGGGAAGATTGCCTCGTAGGCCCTTTCGCGCGTTTGCGCCCTGGGTCGGTATTGGCGCAAAAAGCTAAAATTGGTAACTTCGTCGAAACCAAGAAAGCCTATATCGGTAAAGGCAGTAAGGTAAACCACCTCACGTATGTGGGCGATGCCGAACTAGGTGAAAACGTGAATATTGGGGCTGGTGCTATTACGTGTAATTATGATGGCGCCAATAAACATAAAACGATTATTGGCGATGGTGTGTTCATTGGCTCTAATACCGCGTTAGTCGCGCCGGTTACGCTAGCGAAAGGGACAACTATTGCGGCGGGTTCCACTATCACCTCGAGCAGCCAAGAGAATCAGTTGGTTGTAGCGCGCACAAAGCAACGCAATATCGATGGCTGGAGAAGGCCGGTTAAAAAATAA